The following is a genomic window from Gemmatimonadota bacterium.
CTATCCGGAGAGATACCTGCCGAAATTGGAAACCTCGCCAAGCTGGAAAGATTGGGGCTATCTTACAACCAGCTATCCGGAGAGATACCTGCCGAAATTGGAAACCTCGCCAAGCTGGAAAGATTGGTGCTTTCTCACAACCAATTATCCGGCGAGATTCCCGCCGAAATTGGAAATCTTACTGCGATTGAGTTTCTGGTGCTTTCCAGCAACCAGTTGTCCGGTGAAATACCATCGGAAATCGATGGGAACAAAAGCCTATGTCAGTTGGAACTTAACATAAACCAAAAACTGAGCGGCCCTTTGCCAGTCGAGATAACCAACCTTGACTTTGAATCTCCCCGTCCTGAGATTTTCATATGTTCTTTGGATCTGTCTGGTACCAACGTCTGCGTACCTGACACTGACCTGTTCGACGAATGGTTGGAAAGGATCGAGAGAAAAACCGGAATCACTTACTGCGAGTAAGAACCAGATACCTCGTCCGATCGTGACGCGTTGATCCAGTTCTACCACGCGACCTACGGTCCGAACTGGACGGACAACACCAACTGGCTGAGTAACAAACCGATTGGGGAGTGGCACGGGGTATTTACTGATCGCGGCGGCCGATCGGCGCACTGAGTCTGGTCAAGAACGGACTGGAAGGCCGCCTTCCCCCCTTGCTGGAGAAGTCGGACCGCTCCCGCACGAACTGCTCAATGTGCCCCTGGACCATCTCTGGTTACTGAATTTAGGGTTGTGTGTGCCACCCGATGCGGCCTTCAGGACGTGGCTGGAAGGCATCAGCAGTACTAACGGAATGACGTTCTGCACGGAATGACCGGCAACGCGACAACCGGGCACCAACCTGCACGATGACCTGCGCGAATCCCCACTGAATGGATACGTTGGAAAATCCCAATCTGCTGGAGGTTTGATTAAATTTCTTGCAAACGTTTGTCGTTCATGGCAATATACTTAACTCGATCTAACTACACGGGCGTTATCCTGAATCCGGACATCTGAAGCAAGCGCGGTCCTGATTGCTAATCCTTATCCGATTCACACAGTTGGGGGCAAAACGTGCAATACGGCGGGAACAACATACCTTTGAAAAACGAGCGGACTCCTGCAGACGGCCCGCACCAGGCGGACCCGGCGGACCAATCGGAACGGGCCGTTGACAATACACATGAGGCGAACCCCGCCGTTGACGATACGATCCGATTGAACTGGCGCGAGAAGCTGGTCGAGTTCGGTATGTTCATGGCGCTGGTCATGTGTGGCATGGTGATCGGAATGATGGTCATATTAGCTGTTCTGCTCACCATGCAAAGTACCTTAGCGGAGTGGGCACCGGGACTCACGGAAGCCGGTTCGATACCGTTTATCATCCTGGTCGTCGTGGCCGTGATTATCGGCAATGTCTGTTCGTTCAGCTGCGCGCCCTACATCATACGTCTCCTCTTTCGCGGCAACGAGCTGAAGGACGAGCGGATGGATAACGCCGTGAAGCGCTTGATATCCGTAACCGGGATGAGCATAAGGGTCGAGAAGATCTATGCCATAAAGGGCAATACGGCCAACGCCGTCGTGGCCGGTCTTTTCCGTAAGGGACAGTGCATCTTCTTTACGAACAGGCTGCTGGAGCGAATGAGCGAAGGAGAGATCATGGCGGCCCTGGCGCACGAACTCGCCCACGGGCGGCACCGGCACATGACTAAAGTGTTGGTGGCGATCGTGTTATGGGCCCTCGGCGTCCAGATATTCTTCCGGTTGATCGACTTTCACGCTTACTTCGGGGCGCAGGACCCATACTGGCAGATCGGGGCTAATGGCGTTTTGAGCGGATTGAACATCTTCCTGCTTATGTTACTCGTCCTGTTCCCGCTTTCGAGGCGGCACGAATACCAGGCGGACGCGACCGCCGCCCTGTGGGTGGGCACAGACCTGTACAAGCAGGCTCTTTACCGGCTGCATCAAATCAACGACCAGATGAAACCGCCGCGGAAGTTTCTGGCGAAGCTGGGCACCCATCCGACAATGCAGGAAAGGCTAGAACGGGTGGGGATGCTCGAATAACGCGCCGTTGGTTCGTTCCGCAGCCGATCCGCTTTGGTTTTGAACCCTCACTCCTGATTCATCGCATCTACCGGACTCAGCTGCGATGCCTTCAAGGCGGGATAAATACCGGCGCAAAGGCCAATGGCCAGTGAAATCGCCAGCGACAGGAGGATATTCGAAACCGACGCACCGCTCGTGAAAGCAAGGTCCCACACCTGATTCAGTACAAACGAGAACACCGAACCAAAGCCCAGCCCCAGCGATATCCCCAGTATTCCGCCTAAAGCGCTGATACAGGTGGCTTCCAGCGTAAATTGATTCACGATATCGACATGTCTCGCCCCTACCGACTTCCTGATGCCTATTTCCCGCCGCCGTTCAGTGACGGAGACCAGCATCATGTTCATGATCCCGATTCCGCCCACCATCAGCGAGATGCCCGCCAATGCGGCAATCGAAGATTTAACGGCGTTTATCACGCCTCCGATCTGGTCCATGGCGTCTTTACCACTGACGATGTCGAATCCGGCCTCTTCACCATGGTTTGTTTTCAGGGCTGCCTCAATGTCGCCCAACGCACGGTCCATGACACGCGAATCCGCCACCTTGATGGACAGAAGATCGAAGCCTTCGTGGCCAAGCATCCGTTTCTGGACCGTTGTAATCGGAACGAAGACCCGGTTTCCCCAGCTTTCATTGAAAACCGTCTTTGGCTCCATGACGCCGATCACGGCAAACCGCTGGCCATTCAGTTTCAGTTCCTTGCCGACCGGGTCGGCATCGTCAAACAGCTTCGCGGCCAGCTCATCGCCCAGCACGCAAACTTTGCGCCAGCGTGTAACGTCGCGGTCGATAATGAATCGGCCCGAGGAAACCGGCCATTGGTACAGGTCCGGAAACGTTGGCGTCGTACCGTACACCATCCCGCCATAGGACGTTTTCGCGTACCTGAGATCCGCGTTCGATGTCGCGGCCGGGACCACCTGGCGCACGGCGTTCGAGCTTCTGCTGATTTCCAGCACGTCCTGCCAGACGAAATGTTCGTAATCCGGTACCTCGAGCCACTGTCCATCCCGGTTTACGAATCTCGATGGACTCACCCAAACCATGGTGCCGCCGCGCACCGATTCGAATTCCTTCATGACCATGTCGTGGAGTCCTTCGCCGATCGCGATGATGGCGGTTACGGCGCCGATGCCGACCGCGATCCCCAGCAGCGTCAGGGCTGAACGCAGTCTGTAGTGCGCGAGATTGGCAAATACGGTCTGGACATGGTGCGTTATGGACACGGACGACAGGATCCTTTGTAGTTATGGGTGTTTCGCGGTCAGCGCGGCATGAACCGCTCTGGCATCCAGTGCGATGGGCGCGCCGGGTTCAATACCGGAAAGGATCTCCACGTTTTCGGTCGATTCGATACCGACCTCGACCATGGCGGACTCCAGGTACGATTCCGGGCACCTCGGCAATTCGGGGTCTGCCGAAGTGCAACGATAGACCATGTGCCGCCTGCCAGGCGTCGATCCGGTCAGTGCCGGATCGTTTTGATCGATGAACGCACCCCGGTAGTCGGCCGTTTCCATGACGGAAGAAGCGGGCACCAGCACCGAGTGATCGTTCTTCTCCAACACGATGTCGATATCGCAGGACATGCCCTGCTGCAATTCCATCGTCGGATCCGATATCACGATTTCGGTATCGAACGTGACCAGCGTGCTGCCGGGCCCGCGCACACCGACTGGCGCGACGCGCTCCACCCGTCCATGGTACATCGCGTCCGGGTAGGCATCGACACGGATCCGCACATCCTGTCCGGGCCGGACCCTTCCCGCGTCAATTTCTCCAACGGCCGATTTGACGATCATCCGGTCCGGATCGCCGATTCGGAACATCTCCGTGCCGCCGGTGTACGACGAGGTACCTGATGCTACGACCTCGCCCTCTTCCACCGCACGGGCAATGACGATACCGTCCAACGGCGACATGACTCGCACGGCGTCATGCGTAAGGTCCGAATCCACCTCGACGTTCACCTTCATTTCCAGAATCCTGAGTTCAAGCTCTGCCATGTCGAGATCGTGACGGGCCCTGGTGTGTGCGATCCTTGCCTGGTCGAATTCCTCGGACGATACCAGGGACCGCTCGTACAGCTCGCGCTTTCGCTCGAAGTTCAACTCCCTTTCTGAAAGATCGATCCGGGCGCCGTCCACCCGGGCGCGCTGCCGGGACAGCTGCAGGGACTGGGAAGGGTCCGGCTCTATCACGGCAAGCACATCCCCCGCTGAAACCCGATCTCCGACATCCGTGTGAATGTGTCTGACTTCCCCGGAAATCGTGGGCTTGACCATGACGGTTCGGACGAACTGGATAGTGCCCGTCTCCGCCAGCACCTCGGAGATCGATCCGTGTTGTACCTGGTGGATACGGAACGAGGCATCGCGAGCCGTGGAACTGAACACAAAATACAGCAGAACGGCTATGAGGCTGCAGGCCGTTACACCGGCAATGACTAACCGTTTTTTCATAATTGAAGTGGTTTCCAAGAGCTACACGTAAACCGTGCCGAGCAGCTCGATCGTCCTGCGAATGACAATCCACATGCCCCACACCAGTCCCAGCGCGAGCCAGGTGAGCTTCGCCGATCCCCGGAAAGTCCGTGCCAGTCCGAGTCCCAGCAGGAAAAGAAACCAGATGCCGAAGAAATCGACGCCTGGCAGGAACAAGCTCCAGAGGGTATCGGGGTCCGCATCACCGAGAAACAATCCAGGATGGATGGGGGGATCGAGTGAACCGGACAGAAAGACCAGCGAGGTCTTGACGATGGTTTCCGGTACGAGGACAAGCGAGGCATAGCCGGCTATAGGAATGACCTTGCCGTACGGCAGAAGCTTGCCGAATATCAATTCACCGCAGTGTTTTCCCACCACCGACCACGCAGCGACCATGAAGCAGACGCTCGCCGGCAGGACCAGAAGCCCGATGAGCTGACGATGGTCGAACTGCACGGCCTCGCGTAGAATGACGGATTGTTGATCCGCACTCAGATCCGAATAGGACTGGAATTCGGTCTCGATCAACGCCCTTTCCCTATCCAGCGCCACGGGCAAAGTGACGATTCCGGCGCAAAAGACGACCGACATGACCAGGACCAGAACCCCCATCAACTCGGCGGTGGAATGTCCTATTTCAAGATCCGCGAAGACCTTCCCCGGTCTGTAGAAAACCTGGAGCCATCGCCGGGCAAATCCTGCCAGATCCGTGGAAGCGCTCATGGACATAGATCCCCCATGATGACCAGGTGGTAGTAGCTGTGTCCGCCGCCCGACCAGAATGGACTGTCCCAGGGCCAGAACCTCCACCAGACCGGTTTCGTACGGGTATATTCACCCCGCCTGTAACTCTCCAGGAACGTGCGGATGTGATGCGCCGTGCTCGTGGACAGATGCCGGCCGACTCTCCTGGGATGGGATTCCACGCCCAGGTAGGATCGAATCATCAGGCTGTGCTCATCGATCGGAAGCGCGTCGACGTTCGCGACGTACCACTTGAACACGTAGTAGAAGTGGTTTATGAGGAAATACTCGACGTTCGACACGTAGAAAACGGATACGCTCGTACCGTGGGCTTCGGCGAAAGTGCCGATGGCCCTCAGCGCCTTCCCGCCCGCGAAGTTCCCCACGACGGGAATGACCAGGTTCCTGTGATGCAGGTGCTTCACAAAGCTGAATGCCTCTTCTGTACTCAGGAAACTGGCGAATTCCCCTTCTTTCGTCGTGCCCGACATCAGATCCCTGAACGTAGGATAGGACAGGCCGTTTCCAAGGCGTGTTTCGGCGTAGCGGATCGAAAGCTGTTTTTCATGAAACGACCGGTAGATGTAGAGCATCTTGTCGAGGTCGTCCCGGTCTTCGATCCCGTACCGCCTTACTTCCCACCGAAGCCGCTTCCAGTTTTCTTCAAACAGCAGTGAGTCGGCCGTGGTCGACGTCTCGATGTGATCCAGGATTTCGGTAACGGAGGCCGTGTGTTCCGGTCGTCCGATCGCAACCGAGTCACCATCCCGGTTCTGCCTGCTGAACAGCAGCATCAGGAAGGACGTTCGGTCCCGGGCCAGGGCAAAAAGGGCTTTGTAGAGGAGGTGTTGGAGCAGGTTCTCGCGGCGGATGTCGACGATGAAAGCGATATCCGGTCTCGAGGCGGCCATGTAGGAGAAGTTCTGTTCCGTACCGACGCCGATATAGACGCCGCCGCGCCTGCCCCGTTCGATTACCGTGGGAACGACGTGCAGGTAGGACGATTCATTGGTAACGAAGTTGTCTCCGGGGAAGTGACCGGGTTCTTCGGAGAACGCGGTCATGATCCTGGCGAATTCGGATAACGCCAGGGAGTCCGGCACCGACCCGTGCGAAGCGAAGCGCAGGTCGAGCAGGACGCAAAGCGCCGGCAAAACTAAAAATCGAAGTAGTTTCAATGTAGGGGGTTTTCCTTCTCATCTGATTAAAACTCAGCTATTTCGAGTTCAACTGTGCAACGCGATCAAGGCGATTCTGCAGGGTGGGGTGGGTCAGGAATATACGGGCGAACTTCCGTGGGGCCTTCATTCGGTCATTCAATTGATGCAGGCGGTAGAGGGCCCGACTGTAACATTCCACCCCTACCCATCCGGCCGCGGTAACATCTGCCTCGTATTCGTTACGTCTCGACAAGGGTAGCATGACACAGACCATAACGAGCCACACATTCACACCGCCAATCAAACCGGATGCCCACACCTTAAGGGACTCATCCAATGCATCGAAGTGGGCACTGAAGTCAGACAGATTCCACAAGACCTGAATCATGCAAATCCACAGAATCCCAGCCAGCAACATCTTGGACAAATGCCTGTGACGAATATGCGCCACTTCGTGGGCGAATATCGCCAGGATTTCGTCTTCGTTCATTTTCTCCAGCAGTTTGTTGGTAAAGAAAATGTATCGAGCTTTGCGAAAAAGGCCGGAAACCATCGCGTTGGCTGTCCTGCCTTTCATGGCATATAACGTTTCCGCCGTGATGTCCATCCCGGTGACCGTTAACAACTTCCTGACCGACCTGTCCAGACGATCATCCTGTAACTCATAACCACGGAAAATGAGCCGTGTCAGGTAGGGGAAACACAGATATGCACAGGTGTTACCCACCGCGGCCGACACGACGATCAGCACCACGACGGCAATCGACCCACTTTCGAACAGACCTGGAGCAGACGTTTCGGCCACGTCAATCGTTGAGAGCAAGATCCCTGCAAACACCAAAGCCGCCAGAAACATGCACGCCGCTGCTGCGGCCATGTCCAGTCCAAACTCGACCAGTTTATCACGCCAGGTCAACCGTATCTTTCCCTCTTCATCCGGCAGACTTTCGGCGGCATTGAGGTTTCTTTCATTATTGGAATCAATCATCACAGCGTCTCTCTTAACTTTGTCTATTTAGAAGACAATCATGGTTATGAATACGTGCAGGCCCGCGTAGGCCGAGAGAATCCCAACGCACTTCAGCCGGGTCAATGCACTTAACCGGTGTACCACTTCACAGGCAACCGTCAGGGTAAGGCCATAGGCTAAATAGCGACCAAGTCGTACCCAACCGAACCATCCCGAATCCTGCATCTTACCGATTTCGACGGGCAATTGCTCTATCGTGGAAATAGAAGTCAACCCTTCGTGGACCATAGCATCGGAGAACAACACCAGGAACATTACGGCACACGCTGAATACAATGCGAGTGGCAAGTATCCGATACTCAGCCAGCCGAACAAAGCGCGGTGATACCGTCGGCCGTTCAACAGCATTACAGCAATGACAATGAACGCCCATCCCAGCACAAATGTAGCAATGTCACCGAACACGACCCCCACCGACGTGCTGATGCTCATAACCGTTAGAACCTGATCATATGCACTGACCAGTTGTTCGGGAATCTGTTCCATGACCGTGCGGAACATCATGTATACAGTCAGTACATTGGAAATCAGGTAGGTTACAAAAACGCTTATACCGATCCAAATGGACTCCCTAATTCCGATCGATGAGATTCTATCAACAATCCAACCAGGATTTCGCATAGTCGTTCCTTCAATTGAATCCGGCCGCTATCTGACCGGTTAAGTAGGTTTCCACCATGGAGGCTGCAAGCACAAGCAAGAGCCCCGCCGTCAATCTTCGATAGTTCAATGACAACCTGTCCATACTGAACGACCAGTCATCTAATCTCAGCTTTCTGTATATGATGATAAAACCTTCGCAAGCCACGGCCGCTATCATGGCGAATCCAGCGAGTTCCAGTAATCCATGAGGCACCGTAAGGGCGGCCACCCTTTCCCACGACATGCCAGAATCTATCGCACTTCGTACAACCCATCCGGTACTCAGTCCGATCCAGGCCAGATTCGCCATGCTCATGAATCCCAGCGATAGAATCCCCGTCAGAAGAACGGCGCAGACTTTCAGATTCGTTCCAATGATGTATTTCCACTCATCGTGTCCATCGAGGAAAACGCGGGGGAACAGGGTATTCGCGTCTGAAGCATGGTCCGGAGCGCCCGCAGGTCCCGTGTCCAAGGGAGACGATCTGCCGATTACAAGGCCGGCAAGTATACAACACACAGCGAGTAAAAAGGGTACTTTGTTGAGACGGTATTCATTCATCGGCATAGTTAAAAACCAGGTTAGTCTTGATTCCTGTTTCTGGTTATAGAACGCGATGTGTTATCAGCCTGATCGAATGCCCATTCAGGCGAGGAGGGGGCGCGACGCCCCCTCCTCCTTACCTTAAGGCCCTAAACACCGAGTGCAAAGCCAGCAACTAAACCTGCAGCGCCGAGTCCTGTGCATGCGGCAAGGCTGAGACCGACCTTTAACCCCCACCCACCGGCTATGGCTGCAATTGCACCGGAGGAGGTGTTTATAACATCGTGGCCCGTAAGGCATAGGATCAGGTTCGGCGTCGCAACGACGCCCGGGTTTTCAGCCATCGTTGCGTTGGCCGTCGAGTTGACGCTTGCGCCCGCGATCAGGGCGAACATGAATACGGAGAGAATGAGCTTTTTCATGATGAACTGTACTCCTCTATTGCTGGTTTGATCGAACGTGTATCGAGCGAATAACAAACGTGTGTAATTTACCTTTAGAACGCAATTGGAATTCCGTCAGCCTCCTTTCCTCTTCGATTCAGGTTCCATCCACCGTTCTCCTTCGATGCGGGCCTCATTTCCTGCACTGGTTCCAGGGAATTCGGTAACAGGTCTCGGAATGCGCGGTTCCGAGAGCGCTTCGATCGTCAAACGGAAACTCGACCTGATGTGGTAACTGAATCCAGCTTCTGCCGCGCGGTCTAAATGGATTAGTCCTTCGGAATTTTCCGATTCTCGCGGAAAATCTTTTTTTTGCTGCAATAAAAAAACCCGGCGATCGTTCCGCCGGGCTTAATCATTCCCGCTCGAATGCCTGTATACCAGGCTATCTGGCCTCATCCCCTTCTTAGATCCATTCGCTTTTTATTTTGCCTTTCGAATTCACGTAACTCCTCCCTATCCGCCTCCACCTCCCCGGCTAACTCCTCCTGGGTTGCTTCTCCCATGTGCACTTCCATCAGTCGCCGGATCGTCCTGAGCTCGATCATGGTGTTCATCAAGGCCGGTCCGAGTTGACTCATCCAGCCGATGTCCTGCTGGATCAGGCTGATGTCCTCCCGGATTCGGCTGATATCGTTCCGTATCTGTCCCAGATCCTCTTCGAACTGCATGGGGCCATCGGGCAATCCCAGCATTTACTACCTCCCAACAGTAATAGATGAGAAATAACCCGCGGGTGAAGGCAGCGTAGGGCGGGTAAAGGCAGCGTAGGGCGGCAAGACCGCTACTCTCCGTCCCCCTCACGCACCGCTTCCTGCAGCGCTTCCCGCGTCATGCCCGCGGGAGGCGTGTTCAGACCCGATTCCTCGCCCGGGTCGGCGACGAGCCAGATGCCGCGCTCGAGGGCGAAGCCGCCTCGAGCGGCGGCTGTTTGCAGGAGAACCTGCAGGTGTTCTCCGCCCATCAGGCCCAGCAGCCCGACGGGGATCACCCGGACGGAGACGCCCCGGTCGCGCAGGAAGCCCGCGTACCAGTCCGGCGGACGTTCGTAGGAGAACACGAGGAAGGGACGTTCCGGCGTGCCGGCGCCTCTCCAGAAACCCAGACGATACCAGTTCGTCCGCAGGGAGCGGACGAAGGCACCGTGGCGAAGTCTGGGATTGATTTCGTCCATGGACTGCCGATAGAGCACGCCGAGGCGCTCGGCGTTGGCTTCCTGGAGCTGGATGTAGGTCTCCAGGTATCCCGATTTCAGCAGCCACTCGAACCGGTCTTCCCGGTCCAGCCCCATGAGCGACCTGAATTCGTCGCCGTGGTACAGTCCGTTCCGGACGAGATGGCGGATGAAGTACCGGAAATGCAGGTCGTCGAAGGCGTCGGTTGCGGCATAGGCCTCCGCAGGGCGCGTGATATGGGGCTCCCAGTCATGCACGATGGCCTTCAGAGCTCTTTGGCCGCGGCTGTGCCGGGCGATGGCGCGCGCCGGCTCGAAGAGGTGCCGGTTCAGGTAGGCCATGTCCAGCCGGGAGGGAAGGCCGACCGCGTCCCCCCGGGCGTCCCGGGCGGCTTCGTATTCGCCGGTGGTCTCGCCTTCGCGCGGTGCGCTCACGCCGGCGTACCAGGCCGTCGTCGTGCCCCCCAGGCGGTTTAGGATGGGCAGCGCCCACGATTCGAAGCGCACGTCGCCCGTCGCTACGGCACCCCCGGTGTAGCTGGCGGCCGGCGCCACGGTCCAGAGGAAATCCATCCCGAGGCCGGGCAGCATGCCGGCGAGATCGCCCATATGCTCATGCCGCCGTGCGACGAAATCCCAGACGCCTCGAAGCGGAACGGCATCCGCCGCGTTTGTTTTCGCTGCGCCGGCAGCTTCCACATCGGCAGCCGGACCGGAGACTGATTCTGCGTTCGCGGCCGCGGCCGGACCGGACGCCGCGCTACGTACCACCCATACCCGTTCGGGCAATACCGTACCTACGGATACGTTGTTGAGGGAGATATCCGGTTTCCGGTTGCCAGGCATCTGGGCCGTGGCATACCCGTGGTCGGGAGACCAGTCCCCCGGGGAATCGACCAGTGCGCGGACGTACCGCGCGAATCCGCCCAGAAAACCTTCCAATCTTTCGGTGCCGTCTTTCACGGGCAGGATGCCCAGTGGCGGCAGGGCCCGGTCGAGTCCGGACAGCACCTGCCGGTCCACGGCCAGGACGAATCCCTCATTCAGCCGCCCGGTCCGTCCCGCGGCCGCCACCGCCAGGCGGCCGAAGGTCTCCTCGTCGTCCCGCATGGACGCCAGGTCTGATGCGGACCGGATCTCTTCCCGGATCTCCCGGTCGGCGAAGGCGGCCGCGATGACCCCCACCGGAACGCCGACCAGGGCGTATTCGGAACCCCATCGGTTGCCGGACATGCGCACGGTCAGCGTGTCCTTCGCGTCGGAGACGACTTCCACCCTGCCCCTGAATCTTGCCGTGGTCCAGTCCACCGGCACGGACCGTTCCCGGTTCCGGTAGTACAGGCTGGGCCGCAGATCCTGCTCGCCGCGCAGCAGCAGCTCGACCTCTTCCCCCGGCACCGCGCCGTCCGGCGGGATGCGCAAGGTCCTGCGGACCACGCGGTATTCGGGTTCGGGCGCGGGTTCGGGCGCGATTTCTTCTCCGGGCGGCGGACCTTCAGGCTCCACGAGCAGCGGTTCGGCTCCGTCACCCACGAGCAGCCGGGTACCGGCGCGGGCCGCCACGCTGCTGCCCAGGCCCCGGCCGACCGGGTGACCGGCGGCGAATTCGAAGTCCACGAAGGGATTCAGGACAGGACCGGATTCATGGTCGGCGTTCAGCGCATGCAGGTTGATATCCAGGCGGGCCAGGACCTCGTTGAACTGGTACCGGTCGTGGACGCCGGGATTGACCTTCCTCCGTTCGCCGTAGGGCCCGTCGGAAGGCATGGCCAGCACGAGCAATTTGCCGCGCGAGACGAAGTTGATGGCCAGGTCCACTTCCTGGATGCTCATGCCCGGATCGCCGCCGCCCAGCAGCACGATGGCGTCGTAGTCCCGGGCGTCCCGTTCCACCATGGCCGGGTAATACGGCCGGTAGTCGACGTCGAACCCCGCTGCCGAGAAAGCGCGGATCATCCCGGCGTGCTCTTCCGGATAGGCCATGGCGTAGTCGACGACGAGCAGGCGGGTACCGGCGTCCTGCCGGGCGGACACCTCCTGCCGGGCGGACACCTCCATTCGCGCGCTCGCGGCGTGCAGGGGCAAAAGGCAGCATATCAGGAAAGCAATCAGGAAAAAAAGCCGAATGATCCGCATGTAGTACATTCCGGGGTGTTGTTTCAGGCCGACTTACCATATTACAGCCATGCCAGGGTGATCACAAGACGATAAACTGCGCAACGCCCGGCAATCACAGGACCGCGCTCTCCCACGAAATCGGGTGGACATTGGTCCGTTGCCGGCAGCATGTCCATGCCGTCGCCGGATACGCTAAATGAAAAACCACAGGCAGGTTAAAAACCAGTTTTTTGGTGACAAACGTGTGTAGTTACCGCGATATTCAGAGACAAACAAGCGCATGCCCGCCTTTCGCGGAATTGCGCGATGGCAAGCGCGTTTGCAGAAAACCGTTTCGAGTCCGTTTGGCCGGAAGGTCAAACTTTCGCAAGGGACGGATTGAACGCGTGGTGGACGACCATGAGAGGTCAGACTATTGAGTGCACGCGATGATCCGTTACAGGAGGTAGAAGCGCTGCGCGCCCGCAACGCCGCGCTCAACGAGGCGATCCTGCGTATCAGTGCGAGCATGGACCTCGAGACGGTACTCGAGGAGGTCGTGGAGCGTGCCAGGTCGCTCACCGGAGCGCGCTATGGCGCCATCGCCACCTTCGACGAGGCCGGCGGCCTCCAGGATTTCGTCTCGACTGGTCTCACCGACGAGGAGCATCGGCGACTGTCGGCATGGCCCGATTGGCCGCGGTTATTCGCACACTTCCGCGACCTGGCCGGGCCGCTGAGATGGGCGGACTTATCGGAATACGTGCGTAAGACCGGCTATTCGGCGGACATGCTGCCGGCCGCCTGTGCCTTCCAGGTCGCTCCGATGCGTCATCGCGGCGCGATTGCCGGAAACCTCTTTCTGACGGGAAAAGCGAACGGCGGGGAGTTCACGGACGAGGACGAGGAGATCCTGGTTCTGATCGCCTCGCACGCGGCCGCCGCGATTGCCAACGCGCGCAAGTACCACGTCGAGCAGCACACCAGGGCCGACCTCGAGTCGCTGGTCGAGACTTCCCCGGTAGGCGTCGTGGTGTTCGAAGCGGTTACCGGCAGTACGGTGTCGTTGAACCGGGAGGCGAAGCGGATTGCGGAGAACTTGCGCCTTCCAGGCAAACCCATTGAAGCCATACTCGAGGTGGCGACCTGCCGTTTCGCCGACGGACGGGAAATCGCGCTGGACCAGTTCTCCCTTGTCCAGGTGCTCCGCACCTCCGAGACGGTGCGTGACGTGGAGGTCGTGATTACCATACCCGACGGCCGCAGC
Proteins encoded in this region:
- a CDS encoding stage II sporulation protein M → MPMNEYRLNKVPFLLAVCCILAGLVIGRSSPLDTGPAGAPDHASDANTLFPRVFLDGHDEWKYIIGTNLKVCAVLLTGILSLGFMSMANLAWIGLSTGWVVRSAIDSGMSWERVAALTVPHGLLELAGFAMIAAVACEGFIIIYRKLRLDDWSFSMDRLSLNYRRLTAGLLLVLAASMVETYLTGQIAAGFN
- a CDS encoding FtsX-like permease family protein encodes the protein MKEFESVRGGTMVWVSPSRFVNRDGQWLEVPDYEHFVWQDVLEISRSSNAVRQVVPAATSNADLRYAKTSYGGMVYGTTPTFPDLYQWPVSSGRFIIDRDVTRWRKVCVLGDELAAKLFDDADPVGKELKLNGQRFAVIGVMEPKTVFNESWGNRVFVPITTVQKRMLGHEGFDLLSIKVADSRVMDRALGDIEAALKTNHGEEAGFDIVSGKDAMDQIGGVINAVKSSIAALAGISLMVGGIGIMNMMLVSVTERRREIGIRKSVGARHVDIVNQFTLEATCISALGGILGISLGLGFGSVFSFVLNQVWDLAFTSGASVSNILLSLAISLAIGLCAGIYPALKASQLSPVDAMNQE
- a CDS encoding M48 family metalloprotease — protein: MNWREKLVEFGMFMALVMCGMVIGMMVILAVLLTMQSTLAEWAPGLTEAGSIPFIILVVVAVIIGNVCSFSCAPYIIRLLFRGNELKDERMDNAVKRLISVTGMSIRVEKIYAIKGNTANAVVAGLFRKGQCIFFTNRLLERMSEGEIMAALAHELAHGRHRHMTKVLVAIVLWALGVQIFFRLIDFHAYFGAQDPYWQIGANGVLSGLNIFLLMLLVLFPLSRRHEYQADATAALWVGTDLYKQALYRLHQINDQMKPPRKFLAKLGTHPTMQERLERVGMLE
- a CDS encoding efflux RND transporter periplasmic adaptor subunit, whose translation is MKKRLVIAGVTACSLIAVLLYFVFSSTARDASFRIHQVQHGSISEVLAETGTIQFVRTVMVKPTISGEVRHIHTDVGDRVSAGDVLAVIEPDPSQSLQLSRQRARVDGARIDLSERELNFERKRELYERSLVSSEEFDQARIAHTRARHDLDMAELELRILEMKVNVEVDSDLTHDAVRVMSPLDGIVIARAVEEGEVVASGTSSYTGGTEMFRIGDPDRMIVKSAVGEIDAGRVRPGQDVRIRVDAYPDAMYHGRVERVAPVGVRGPGSTLVTFDTEIVISDPTMELQQGMSCDIDIVLEKNDHSVLVPASSVMETADYRGAFIDQNDPALTGSTPGRRHMVYRCTSADPELPRCPESYLESAMVEVGIESTENVEILSGIEPGAPIALDARAVHAALTAKHP
- a CDS encoding M48 family metalloprotease is translated as MIDSNNERNLNAAESLPDEEGKIRLTWRDKLVEFGLDMAAAAACMFLAALVFAGILLSTIDVAETSAPGLFESGSIAVVVLIVVSAAVGNTCAYLCFPYLTRLIFRGYELQDDRLDRSVRKLLTVTGMDITAETLYAMKGRTANAMVSGLFRKARYIFFTNKLLEKMNEDEILAIFAHEVAHIRHRHLSKMLLAGILWICMIQVLWNLSDFSAHFDALDESLKVWASGLIGGVNVWLVMVCVMLPLSRRNEYEADVTAAGWVGVECYSRALYRLHQLNDRMKAPRKFARIFLTHPTLQNRLDRVAQLNSK